The nucleotide sequence GTTGCCATTCTTTCCTTATTATGATGTTCCACAAGTGGTACAAGGATTCTGCCTTGATCTGAACCTCAGTTGGGCGAAATATCCattattccttaaaaaatacatGTTGGTTGAGATTCTAATAACAAGTCAAATCTATACATAGCAAACATGAAAGGATCAACTCATCCAAGAGATCCTCTATCCACATGAAGCAGAACAAATTGTTCAAGAGTTTACATATCATGACAATGGATACTCAGAAACAACTCTTCATCATGAATACTCCTATTTACACCTCATTTATGCTTACAAGTTGGCATTCCTGGGATAACAAATAGGAACTTACATTAGTTTCTATTCCAAGAACATTTGATAACAAATCTTTGAGTGATGACAACCTAGGACCCCACTGTCTGCAGCTTTGCTATAAGTGCTAATGAATTCTGCTAATCCTTTTTGGCTCATCCTATACAAGTACCATTTGTTGTTTACAACGAACTCCATTTTGTTACTGAAACAATTCTAATAGCTCCAAACAAAACATGTATTTTGCTAAGAGTAAGCTTCGTTAACATCATACATCCACCTCCCCGTTTCATCTGATGCAGTCTGACCTCTAAGATTTTTATGTCAAAGCTTGACCACATTCATTAGTTGGAGATAACTATTCAAGCCACCACTTGTAGTACTTTCATCTAGTTGTGGTTCCTTCCTCATGTCATTTGAGCCTTTAGATTTTGATGTCTCAGAAGAAACCTGTTATGCATCTGCTACAGCCCAATGCACACCTTCGCCTCAGAAGCTTTGCATATCATTCTGGTCAAATTCTATCGCTCTCTTTTGAAGTCAATCCTGGCCCATAACTTGACACTCACAATTGACTTTTCTGCATATCTAGTCAGAAATTAATCATTGACGTAAGGTCATATCTTAACGTTCTTGATACGAGAGTTTCATACAAATATAGTGTAGATTTGACATGGGACTTGTTGGTTTGGTTACACGAACTGTCTGTTTACACCTCCCTCATGATTCCGTGATCAGAAGGGTGCATTCaagattattttattttgacttgTAATACCATATATTAGGCCATCTGTTTCAGAAAATTGATCATGTGTCATCATACCGTAATCACTTTCCTACTATGGTTCAAAATCTTGTACAATCATTTAAGTGTCATTTTACCCTGCTTATTTCTCAAGGTACATAGCTTCGACAATATTGACATAATATGTACCAACATAATTATTATGCTGTTTGCTCATGTCTTCATATGTTTTAAACCATCTGTCttattttatcttctttttccacCCAGTATTGGTGAAAGTTGTTTTAATTACCATGTACCTTCCTTGAACCCAGTAGGCATCTCTTTTCCATTGACTATATTATTAACCAGCTGACTATTACCACTTTTATATCCTTGGTTGTAAGCTAAAATAACTCCTGGATATGTATCTCTTTGATTATACATTCTGGAGCATGGAGGATGTGCTATGAGGCTCATATGCAAGAGATAATGGGCTCTTGTACTTTCAGATTCCTCGAGCAATCGCCAACAACACCTTTGATGACCATGTCATTCCTGAAAATTATCCTTCTTCTGGTGAGCCTTTGCCTTCTCTTGCTCCATCACCCTTCTACTTCTTCATGCCATCTATCTATCATGTTTACATCAAGGACCACCAAATGGAACATCTATAACTAATGCATCTACCATTTCTGTCATCACTTGTCTGCACAGCAttctttcccttcatccactccTAAGACCACTTATACCCCCTATATGATTGTTACTAACAGAAAAGAATGCAGAATTTAGCCAGATAAGATTCAACGTATGCAAATACACCCATTAACATATACAAATTGCAGGCATTACCTATCAAACTAAGCAGTAGTGAACTAACAAAATTTAATTCAAGTGCTGCAAATAGGAAACATGCTTATTAGCACCTTTCAACGAAATTCAGATATATCCGATTGCTTTAGCCCATAAATTTTCAAATCAAGCAGATTTAAAATTGTATTAGAAGTCACACCGTCCCTATCCATACCTTTGGCGATGTCTCCAAGTAGACATCAGGGATTTCCATCTCGGAAAGCACCGTGCTGTTGATCGCCATGGCGGCCTTGAGTATCTGATTTGCACAATCCCTACACTGTTGTAACTTCTTCCTTGCATTCTCAGACAGACCATTTGGTGGAACTCGCGGGCACGGGAGCCACCATTTCTCCTCCTGCCTTAAAGATGGCcttccaaaggaagaagaagggtatGCCCCACTTCCCTCCTCATCAGCATCGGCAACCAGGATCCCCCGATCGACATACCAGAACTCGGTTTCCCGGAACCCATCCAGCATCCCAAGGAGCATAGCATCAAGCTTCTTGAGCGCTGGGAGGTTCATGTAGAGATCGCTGCGGGGTCGGGGGACCATCACCTCGAAGGTCCCACCGCCAGGAAATTCTTGGAGGGAAGGGATAAGCTCCACTATGTGATCACTCACGCATAAAATCCATTCCATCTCCCGGCGCCACATTGCCTTCTTCTGTGCTGCCAGCGGCTCCAGCCTCCATAGCTCCCCAAATACAGTAGCTGAACCAATCCCACCCaacccccacaaaaaaaaaatcaaaaaaatcaacaaaaatacaaaaaaaatccaCAAAAAAGAGGAATTTATCTTACCAGAGAGATTTGTGATGGCATTTGAGATCGCGAGCGCCGTGCAAACCCCTTTTCCGCCGCCGGACATGTCTTCGCCGAGCAGTAGCTTCGCGAATCGCTCCTTCATCATGTCCACCTCTGTATTTAATAACCAATTAATTAActcaaaaaataagaaaagacaGCAAACATGCGGTAGATCTACTTCTTTCACACCCCCACCCCCTcccaaaggaagaaagaaagaatgctaattttgggagaagaaaATTAGGGGGAAATAGGCAATGAACCAGAAAAATCCGTCTCCCGCTTCTCCAGCTTCGCGTCCCAGAACACCACATCTCCCCGAGGCAGCAGCGCCCGGGCCGCCTCCGTGGCCGCCGCGGCCAGCGGCGACGACGCAAACGAGCAGGATGCCCCCGCGGCGGAAGAGGAtgcgccaccgccgccgcctccgccgccgtACCTCCGCCCGGAGAAATCGCTCGAGCTTTCCGACTCACTCACATCAGCGCTCGGGCTGTAGCTCCCGCACCGGTCCTCCGACGCCCCGTCCGACGACATGCTCCCCATTTCCCAGCCAAAAACCCTAACTCTAGCAACCCGATCCAGCTCCCCGACGGCGTGCAGCAGATCAGTGATCCTCCCCGCTCGTTTCCTCCATGGACGGCCCGGATCGCATCTGGTCCAAGCTCGGGCAAATGAGGCAATTGGAGAAGAGCTGGAGAGAGAAAGTAGTGAAAGTACGAGACGTAGAAGGCGCCAACCAACAGgtctaatctctctctctctctctctctctctaaaagtctccacccctctccctccctaagTTTCTCTTTCTGCTGGAAAAGCAAAAGAGAAGCCGCCTGCAGGCGACTTCTGTCTGTTCCGTACACTAACCCGACACAACTCACTCTTTCTTTAATGTtacatttcctttttttcttttactgtTTTACCCTCCATGCTTTGAGGTCCAGTGATCGCGAGAATGTCGACGTGGGCTTTGCAAATAGTGGGCTGCAGCTATTGTGGGCCCGGCGTTGTGGGAGTGGGGTATCATGTTGGGTGTTCTTTGGGTTTCCGTGGGGTTGAGGAGTGCGCTCCTATGGCGTGCGTTGGACTCGTCAGTGGTAGGTTTAGGACGCTCCCGAGGGACACCCGACACGCGGATGCGGACGAAAGGGACGGTTATGTCCTGTTTGCTGCAAGCAAATGCTACCAGGCCCAATATTGTCACCAAACTGTTTCTCTAGATAAGGAAGGCTTTGTAACTTTCATATCAACCTCAATATatatttccttttattttttataggtGAGAGGTTGAAGATTAAAAGTTTAAGATTCGGCTGGAGATCCAATTCTCAATCACTGACAATCCATGCATCATGCAACGATCAGTGATTGTATAAAGTTGTGAGCCACGATGGAAGATGTATGAGCTAGCCTTGGCATTCAACTTTAAACTAATATGTAGTAGTAATATCAATATGGTGACTGCAAATTGAACCTTTCAAGTTGGATTACAAATCAGCTctactcatatatatatatatatatatatatatatatatatatatatatatatatatatatatatatatatatacatttcaTATGTTACAAATACGGGTACATcttataaaatcagaaaacaacagATCACGGAGTATTCTAGAGACAACTCTCCTTTCTCAGCCCACAACAGGCCACAAGATGTCTATGAAGTGGCAGGCCACATAAACAACCACTCAGTCTGCGACTTCGTTGGCCTCTCTGAATATATGCTTAGCCTCAAAGGCTATTTCATCTCTCACCATTGCTTAAATATTCTAAAGCAGGAATGACCCCCTCCACCACCGCtcggatttttttttggatccacCTGATTATGGTAGGGAGTTACCCCTAATATAATCAAGCTCTGCGCATGTTGATTGGCGTCAAATAGATGAATCAGGCCAATCATCCGGCTAATTGCCAGGAATCCTCTCTGCACGGCATTTTGGTGTCATTGGTGGGCCGCGTGGTATGGCCATAGGCTTCTCCGTCGGAGCAATCAAACTCATCCGGTATAAGTTAACGAATGGGAATGAGATAAAATGACGATTTTGCCCACGATGTGACGCGCGAGGCTGAACGGTGTCCGGTGGTAAAGTGCGCCAGCAGGGTACGTGCTTGAGTGAACTGTGGGACTAGTTCATACTTTCTACAAAGCCTAGGGCTAGTTTCGGAAATGAGAATTAGATCGTTTGATGAGTTGTACACTGTAATTCAGATTCCATATACTCGAAGCATACGATAATATTATATGCAAATGGTCAGTGACACGTACTGCATGTTTAGGGTGCTTTCTACGAAAAAAATTATTacataatgtttcaattatatttAAGTAATGGGCAACCGATCAAAGTATGATCGCAGGAGGAGAAGAGCTGGTAGTTATCACGTTAATGATGCATTaaaatttaagtagatgacaaAATACTTGGTTGGCTCATCTAAGCCTTGATGCGTTTCCTTGCAAGTTTTAGTTGGATGTATATGATTGGATTTTGTCACCTTGGGTGGTGTCATTTGTCACCATCGAATGGTGATCAGAGGTTGGATGGGATAAGAAGGGCTACCTAATTGGTGGTGACCCAATCATTGGCTCAAGATTCGAATGAGCGGTACTCCTGTTGTTATTGTTATAAATAATGGGATATATAATAGTATAAAAAGGGAATGAGATCATCAGCCTTTCATATAACATGTCATTTTGGTTGCATCCTTGCTTATAATGCATGGCATCCATCTCCATAAGGTAATGTCTAACCAGCTTGAACGAATCAATGGGGTGATTCTTGCAGTTGAAACAATACATGCATTTCTACAGTGAtaattttttcatttcttttggaaAACAATTCTGCAAATCAATCTTCGTCCTTATGATTCTACTATGCCGATCCATATGGAAGCTTTTATCATGTTGATTATTATACGCAGTCATAGAGAGTCCTTGCTCTAACAAGAAATATTGCAGCTTAGAATCATGCACAATTGCTTCTATCATAATATATATGATATTGGATATCACAGCTGCTACATATTGCATGCACAATCTTATGACATATATGATATCATAGCAAGATTATGTATATAATATGTGGCAGTTGTGATATCCAATGTCGTAGAAGAGATTGTGCATGCATGACTCTTAAGTTGTAATAAAAAGAGTGGGTAAAAGACATGAGATTTTTATGAATGGAAGTATCTCAGACAAGAATGGATCAAAATGAACAGTTAAAATCGGTTTGGAAATAAAATGAGAAAGAATATCCATCAACTCAGGTGTCATGGAACATACTAGCATGCGACTTGAGCAGGTTTAACTCGATTGAAGCCAAATAAATCTTAAACCATTCACTCAGCAAATGGGGAATGTTAGAATATCACAAGCAATCCACTTTTTCTAACACCCTCCTTGACCAGATCTTACTAAGTAGGATGAGCATAACATGGTGAAGTCATCTATGTAGACTTCAGACAAAAGCAATTACGCTATCATTTGCCCTTGGATCCAGGTCCTAGATAACTAGTCAGGTCCACTAGGGTGGTCCAACTTTTACTGGAAGCCTTTGAGAGATTTAAAAAGACTGGAGTAAAAACGAACAACTTTGTGAGAATCGAGGATTTAAATTACGTAAATCCTGTGAAAGTTCTAAAAAGACTGGAGTAAAAACGAACAACTTTGTGAGAATCGAGGATTTAAATTACGTAAATCCTGTGAAAGTTCCAAGGCCACTGAATGCCCAGAAGAGCACATGGTTGGGAGCTGGGAAGAGTGCTGTTGGCGGTCGCTTTCCttaatgtatgtatgtatgtatgtatgtatgtatacaagAGTCGTGAATTTTTTTGGTGTAATTGTCTCTCCAACGGGCACGTTAGTTTAAAATAGTTTATGAAAATGCTAAGtagatatatacacacacatatacatacatatgtatgtatacaagAGTTGTGAATTTTTTGGTGCAATTGTCCCTCGAACAGGCACGCTGGTTTAAAATAGTTCATGGAAATGCTAAGTAGCCGCCTCGTGAAAGCGACCCACCTAAGAGTTGGAGCAGCTGttctaaaattttatttggGGCAGCCAGGAAGGAAGGGGTATACACTTGTTGGCATGGAAGGTTGTGTGTCAACCGATACGTCAGGACAATTTGGAGATCCAGTCCTTGGTGACGAGGCAAGAGATTCTCGCAGCGCGACATACAGCCAGATTTATACTAGAGCCCGATTGTTTATATATAGAGTGCCCTATTGAGAGTCAAGTATGGAGTTTACACGGCGACTAAGAAGTTCCAGGCTGGTCGACGGTGCTCCTTTATTTGGAGGGAGATTTGCTCCTATGCGCTGATGGTGCGGGCTGCGATTTGATGGGCAGTAGGTGATAGGCACTCTATAGATACCCTGGAGGACAGCTGGGTATTAGAGGGGGTACTTTGTCGTATACCGACCTTCTTCAATCCATCAAGGCTAGAGGGTCGTCGAGTGAGCGACCTGATTGTTCCAGGCCGGAGCAGGTAGGACGAGCCACTGATTCGAGAGGTCTTTGTGATGCAGCTGGCAGAGTTGATCCTAGCTATTCCGCTACCTACGGTGGAGGTGACGGACAGGTTGGTTTGGGCAGCTACAAGCAGATCCAGACTACGTATCACGGATATCCGAGAGGTGATGGGAGGGAAGGTTGTTAGGCAGATGGATGGTAGATGGATTTGGAGGTTGCAAGTCCACCCTCGTGTGGCCCTGTTTCTATGGAAAATGGCTTGGGGATGCCTCCCTACAAGGGGAGTGCTGGTGGGGAGGGGTATTCAGATCACTCCGAGTTGTATCTACTACTCGGACGTGGAGTCCATCAGTCATGTGTTGCTTGGATGCGAGCGGGTAACAAAGATCTGGAGCTGCGCGGACCTTCTACAGTGCCACACTACCCGATCTATAGACAACCTAGTACACCAGCTGAGGGTGGCTGTGTAGAGCCCAAGGGCGGTGGCGTGGGGGACCCAATTGGCCCATATGGCGTACCACATATGGTTGGGTAGGAATGCCAGGATTTTCGACAACAGGCAGGAGTCTCCGTAGAGTATTGTGGAGAGAGCACGTATCCAGGCGACTGAGATCATCAGGGTTACTACTATGACGAGTTCACCTGGGATGGGCAGGGACATCTGGAACCCTCGTTTAGCTGCTTTAGCTCCCAGGTTTCTCCTTATCTCTTGGGAGCCCCCACTTCTCAGCTATCTCAAGGTAAACTTTGATGGTAGTGGCACTGGAGTCGGCGACAGGGCGAGTGTGGGTTTTGTGATCAGAGGTCACGATTCATAGATGATTGCAGCGGGCGAGCAGAGTGTCGATGGGCTCTCAGTTATAAGGGCAGAGCTTAGGGCAACCTGGTAAGACATCTCTTACGCGAGACGGAGGTTGGGAGCTAAGCGCATTATTCTTGAGAGAGACTCAGCCCCAGTGATTAACTGGATACAGTAGGGGGGATGGGAGTCCCCTGCTTTGTGACATTTGTCTGATGCTAAAAAACAGTAGTGCCTCCCAGGCAGTACACGTATATCAAAAGGCGAATAAGGTTGCAGACTGGGTGGCTTCCTATGCTGCACAGCACTCCAGAAAGATATGTTGACCGCATCAGGAGGGCCCCCTCGTATTTGTGTCAGATTGTAGCATTTGATACTGTTGGCTGCTCCTACACTAGAGTCGGGTGAGCAgctattgtaccaaaaaaagtgACCCACAATATTAGTAGGTGGGACAGTGGGGGAGTGGGAAAGTTTAATTTGCCACTCAAAAATTTGAACTTTGGTAGGCTGTCGTTCCACAAGGTGCTCTTTTAGAAAACCTAGTGGGGTCGTTCCAGTGTGCCACTACTAGACCCGTGTCgcactctcctctctctcctcctcctcctcctcctcctcctcctattttatttattttattttattttttagtacACGGCTCGCATGCGACGGATGTAACTGcagccaacaaaatcaaaaaagaaaaaataatatgagAAAAAAATATCGACACGTGGTCTATCCAGATGAAGCTCCCAGAATGGTGAGCCACGAAGGGGACCACCCGATCAGCAGTGCAATTCACCTTCCTATAAACGTGTAAGGTCCACGAAAGATCATACTCGTCTAAGAGCCTGTGAATATCGTAGAACAGCAGTCTAGAGTCAGCGCCACGTCCCCAATCCCAAATCCACTCGATCACCATAGCCGAATCTCTCTCAAGGAGGATATGATCCGCCCCAGCATACATCAAGCATAAGTGACATCATCCCATGCAGCTCTTGACGAAACTTACTCCGGGTGGCCAAAAAGTATACGACTTGATAGATTGATGGAGGCTAGATCTAGAGGCTCCACATCCACCCACAAGTTAGCGTTGTTTATTTGTAAGGTGGCATGGAGATGCTTGCCCGTACTAGCTCGGCGAAGGATGAGCATCTCCCCACACAGGGATGAGCATCTCCCCACACTGTTAAGAGCTCTTTCAATTAAGGTCCCATTAGTATGTGTTTTCATGTGGTCGTGTCATATATAGAGTAGCATTTATTGGTGCAAAATAAAGCCTAATCAAACGAAAAGATACTTGCTTTCCTTCCGTTGCTAATCAAACTAAAAagcattttaaaatcaaaacagCCTGttctcaaaataaataaattgtcaCACCCATTACGAAAAGATACTTTACTGTGAATAGTTAGTCTATCAACAATGACCTCAATagataaggtcctaattaatcCCTGTGATCTATTAAAAACCATCGAAATAGCCATCATTTTATTGTCAACAAAATCCAGTCCATTACTGATCCAGGCAAGGACAGTAAATCTAGTGACACAATAAAATACAGTCTCAATTTTAACGCGCCCGCCCCCTCCCACGATCCCCCACCCCAACCccacaaaaatgaaaaaaattaaaaaatcagaGTACCTCAGTTTTAGGAAGTTGCCATTATTAAAGTCTTGATGGAACCGAACAGTGTTTGAGGAAAGTATGGAGCACCGGAAAGTGTATGAGGAAAAAAACGAACTCATAAATGACAGCATAGAATCCAATGGGAACAAAAAGAAGCATCAGCAAATGACAGTCATTTTAAAATTTCCCATGCATTTAAATTCAAGAAAACGAATAAAGTCATGAAGTAATTTAAAACATACATCTAGTTTGTCAAGTTATCATCAATCAATAATTTCATAAAGCAGCAGataattctgaattttcagagcCGAGATCTGACTTGAGCATCGGTGTGCTCAGCCAGTAACTGTACAATATCATGTTTGTTCGACGCCAGAGCCAGCCCGagaccttaggcgaccgccaATGAAAGACCTTCGGGAGGCGAAGGGAGCAaagagattgagagagagaaagagagggaagtTTCTTGCGtcgtgaccaaaaggaagcaaaggctccATATAAAATGGGAACACGAGctagctacgagtcttcccccttgatggaagggaggtggagagtttcctggcctgcagaggggcaatttgggaagttggggaccgtagttttgttttgggtggagagagagagaggagggatttggttggcttggtaCACGCCTGAAGccgctcttatctttcatcccttctcttttttggttttggtcttggttttccttccctcacattactcctgacccagctgggccatcaggaagaaagggggattggaaatggacttcttggagggtggagatccttttaattttctcttcTCGGTTTCTCCTGCCCTCTTgggtgggagagagagaaaaggagggtcggggttgaatggctgctgtgctgtgatgttgcagctgctgcttgggtactcacttgaagggggactgtgggatgggacttttattaattaggaggagtgaatttcccataatgcccctactttctcctATAGAGAGGCTCCCTTCGGGACCGTAAACAGTATTatcaagcattatctcagttatttaatcagttcatGATcctgaataaaaataaattcatatatttttgttgaaataatgcacttgatagctatctattttcatatcatttttttaaatattttatatttattaaaaaatttattattaaaaaaaaaaatcttagttattggattcgccttaggcccccaaatgtattgggccgccccaaAGCATGCTACCTCTAGAAGAAAATTGACCTACTTACGTGATAATTAAAGCAAAAAAACAAGGTACAAAAAGTGTGTTTAATCAGCCCAGAAGATCACCAAACTACGGCCATCTCGATCTGCATCAGCTATCTTCTCTCCTTCCCCTCATCTATTTTTTCTTCCATGTCACTCGAAATAGTACCactaaaatatatatgtttttttgttttttgttaagaatatatatattcatttaaTGAACATACAATAGATGGTAATACAACGTAGAATTAACTTCCACATATCCCTGCTGGAGAACTCAAGAAGGAAGGCAACAATGTTTTTCTCATTCCATCTAAACTAACTTTAATATTGCTTTTATCAGGGAAATCTCTGATAAGCAGATGAAAGTTTTACCAGGGAAAATCATCTGATAATATCAAAAAATGGAAATATTCCAGGTAGCACTTCTAGCTTCAGCGAGACAGCATATGTATCAAGCGCAATCTGGACCAATAGCTTTTTAAGCTTTTTTCCGAGTTATCCTGTTAATCATTGGGAAAATCTGTCATTCCATGCCCCTGATTTGAGAAAAAGATTGCATATTGCCATAAGTCATTTTTCAAACCTGAAGCAGCAGATGCCTAGCGCATTCGTGATCTCATGGATGACTGACGTGGCAAAATGCAGGTAGAGTCCCACTGTTACAAATATAAAATCTGTGAGGTATAGTATAATCTGGAGAGACACAACCAAGACACTCAACTGGCCAAagaaaaagccaaaaaaaaaagaagaaaagaactgAGCACAAGTACCCAACACAAAGCTCAGCTCAATGCAAGACACCTAATGCTGAAAGCATGGcaaacatcaaatgattttcgcCGGAAAAATGACAAATAACAGGAAAAGTAGAAACCTCATTTTATGAGTTTGAAATGTCACCAATGGTGGACACCTAAATATCAAATGAACAATCTAGCATCTTTGCATTGATCCTGACTGTATTTGATGTTCATATAACAGGAATCTGTCTTCTTGTTTATTAAAGAGGAAGAATGTCGATGAAACAAGTTGGTAGCTGCCACAGAAACCCTCCCGCAGCAAGAGGGAAgcttaaattttatttacaCTAAAATTTATTTCTGACAGCAAAACATTCAAGAAGACTAAactaagaaagaaattaaattctTATCTAATCTGATGTAACATAGCAAgagaataaaatataacataaataaCATGTCTTCATAATAAAGAAGGCCAAAATAACTGAAACACAAGAAAAACAGGATATTTTCTACCTGTGAATACACAATACAGGAGAACAATTAAATGCTCATCGACTAGAGGAGTTCTGCACCAAAGAAAAGGCAAATGAACATAtctacaaagaaaaaaagaaaaaggc is from Phoenix dactylifera cultivar Barhee BC4 chromosome 18, palm_55x_up_171113_PBpolish2nd_filt_p, whole genome shotgun sequence and encodes:
- the LOC103722953 gene encoding rop guanine nucleotide exchange factor 1-like; amino-acid sequence: MGSMSSDGASEDRCGSYSPSADVSESESSSDFSGRRYGGGGGGGGASSSAAGASCSFASSPLAAAATEAARALLPRGDVVFWDAKLEKRETDFSEVDMMKERFAKLLLGEDMSGGGKGVCTALAISNAITNLSATVFGELWRLEPLAAQKKAMWRREMEWILCVSDHIVELIPSLQEFPGGGTFEVMVPRPRSDLYMNLPALKKLDAMLLGMLDGFRETEFWYVDRGILVADADEEGSGAYPSSSFGRPSLRQEEKWWLPCPRVPPNGLSENARKKLQQCRDCANQILKAAMAINSTVLSEMEIPDVYLETSPKHGKSCLGEIIYRYITADQFSPECLLDCLDLSSEHHTLEIANRIEAAMHVWRLKGQKGNPQSRAKKSLWGGRVKSLVGDTERSQFLAQRAECLLQSLRIRYPGLPQTVLDMNKIQYNKDVGQSILESYSRVMESLAFNIMARIDDLIFVDDATKRCAAAESVSIFNRGLGGLPIQKRISPSPFSVSTQNTPYASPFATPTFCSSTPVIGSPGRAHPSLSKSSLQGQHDEKAGKFISGEVERLWSYTGNVSARRDAGHAPERD